In a genomic window of Zingiber officinale cultivar Zhangliang chromosome 9B, Zo_v1.1, whole genome shotgun sequence:
- the LOC122024485 gene encoding protein CASPARIAN STRIP INTEGRITY FACTOR 1-like: MVMALMAQKHTFVIFMIIIMVSLPSTALGGRESRNFVEYAAPSVTMTKEYYAVSENRADGADDSHAVRWRMLMKVNTKDYGSYDPTPSLSKPPFKLIPN, from the exons ATGGTGATGGCCTTAATGGCACAGAAACATACCTTTGTTATCTTCATGATCATCATCATGGTTTCACTTCCATCAACAGCATTGGGAG GGAGGGAAAGCAGGAACTTTGTCGAGTATGCAGCTCCTTCAGTAACCATGACCAAG GAATATTATGCAGTATCTGAGAATAGAGCTGATGGCGCTGATGACAGTCATGCTGTTCGTTGGAGGATGCTGATGAAGGTGAACACAAAGGATTATGGAAGTTACGATCCAACTCCATCTCTTTCCAAGCCTCCTTTCAAGCTCATCCCTAACTGA